A region from the Nocardioides coralli genome encodes:
- a CDS encoding SRPBCC family protein produces the protein MSSNTRVMDCTVGDVWEILSDGWLYPLFVVGASRMRVVDGGWPSEGTRLHHSVGGWPALLDDTTEALECEPQRLLRLSARAWPAGRAEVTFRTRAQRNRVEVVIEEDAVSGPGRMVPSVARQPLLHWRNEETLRRLALLAERRAAG, from the coding sequence ATGAGCAGCAACACCCGGGTGATGGACTGCACGGTCGGCGACGTGTGGGAGATCCTCTCCGACGGGTGGCTCTACCCGCTGTTCGTCGTGGGGGCGTCCCGGATGCGGGTCGTGGACGGGGGTTGGCCATCGGAGGGGACCCGCCTCCACCACTCGGTGGGTGGTTGGCCCGCGCTGCTGGACGACACGACCGAGGCCCTCGAGTGCGAACCGCAGCGGCTGCTGCGGCTCTCGGCGCGGGCCTGGCCCGCCGGCAGGGCCGAGGTCACCTTCCGGACCCGGGCGCAGCGGAACCGCGTCGAGGTGGTCATCGAGGAGGATGCCGTGTCCGGTCCCGGGCGGATGGTGCCGTCCGTGGCCAGGCAGCCGCTGCTGCACTGGCGCAACGAGGAGACGTTGCGACGTCTGGCCCTGCTGGCGGAGCGTCGCGCGGCGGGCTGA
- the sucC gene encoding ADP-forming succinate--CoA ligase subunit beta yields the protein MDLMEYQAKELFAKHGVAVTLGRTVETPEDARAAAEEIGGVSVVKAQVKAGGRGKAGGVKVVKTPEEAEEAARAILDLEIKGLPVNRVLVVPGASIEEEYYFSFLLDRSNRTYLCIASVEGGVEIEEVAKTNPDAVKKIPVDAGSGVDRAKAEAIVDEAGFPAELRDQAVEMVQNLWTVFVEEDATLVEVNPLARLSGDKLEALDGKVSLDENAEFRHEDHAAFVIREESDPLESKAKDKGLNYVKLDGEVGIIGNGAGLVMSTLDVVAYAGEKHGGVKPANFLDIGGGANAQVMADGLDVIIHDAQVRSVFVNVFGGITACDEVANGIKGALEILGDEASKPLVVRLDGNNVDKGRQILEELDHPLVTMVDTMDGAADKAAELAHSNNAG from the coding sequence GTGGACCTGATGGAGTACCAGGCGAAGGAGCTCTTCGCCAAGCACGGAGTGGCCGTCACGCTCGGCCGGACCGTCGAGACCCCGGAGGACGCGCGCGCCGCGGCCGAGGAGATCGGCGGCGTCAGCGTGGTGAAGGCCCAGGTCAAGGCCGGGGGTCGCGGCAAGGCCGGCGGCGTCAAGGTCGTGAAGACGCCGGAGGAGGCCGAGGAGGCCGCCCGCGCCATCCTCGACCTGGAGATCAAGGGCCTCCCGGTCAACCGGGTGCTCGTCGTGCCCGGAGCCTCCATCGAGGAGGAGTACTACTTCTCCTTCCTGCTCGACCGTTCCAACCGCACCTACCTCTGCATCGCCAGCGTCGAGGGCGGCGTCGAGATCGAGGAGGTCGCCAAGACCAACCCCGACGCCGTCAAGAAGATCCCGGTCGACGCCGGCAGCGGTGTCGACCGCGCCAAGGCGGAGGCGATCGTGGACGAGGCCGGCTTCCCGGCCGAGCTGCGCGACCAGGCCGTCGAGATGGTCCAGAACCTCTGGACCGTCTTCGTCGAGGAGGACGCCACCCTCGTCGAGGTCAACCCGCTCGCCCGGCTCTCCGGCGACAAGCTCGAGGCGCTCGACGGAAAGGTCTCCCTCGACGAGAACGCCGAGTTCCGGCACGAGGACCACGCGGCCTTCGTGATCCGCGAGGAGTCGGACCCGCTGGAGTCCAAGGCCAAGGACAAGGGCCTCAACTACGTCAAGCTCGACGGCGAGGTCGGGATCATCGGCAACGGCGCGGGGCTCGTGATGTCGACCCTCGACGTCGTGGCCTACGCCGGGGAGAAGCACGGCGGGGTCAAGCCGGCCAACTTCCTCGACATCGGCGGCGGCGCCAACGCGCAGGTCATGGCCGACGGTCTCGACGTGATCATCCACGACGCGCAGGTCAGGAGCGTCTTCGTCAACGTCTTCGGCGGCATCACCGCCTGCGACGAGGTCGCCAACGGCATCAAGGGCGCGCTGGAGATCCTCGGCGACGAGGCGAGCAAGCCGCTCGTCGTCCGTCTCGACGGCAACAACGTCGACAAGGGCCGCCAGATCCTCGAGGAGCTGGACCACCCGCTGGTCACGATGGTCGACACGATGGACGGCGCGGCCGACAAGGCCGCCGAGCTCGCACACTCGAACAACGCAGGCTGA
- the sucD gene encoding succinate--CoA ligase subunit alpha yields MSIFLNKDSRIIVQGMTGGMGSKHTTLMLDAGSNIVGGVNARKAGTSVELAGKDLPVFGTVKEAMAETGADVSVVFVPPAFTKDACIEAIDAGIGLLVVITEGVPVQDTAEVFAYLEGKSTRMIGPNCPGIITPEESLAGITPHTICGKGPIGLVSKSGTLTYQMMFELRDHGMSTAIGIGGDPVIGTTHIDALEAFENDPETKAIVMIGEIGGDAEERAAAYIKDHVTKPVVGYVAGFTAPEGKTMGHAGAIVSGSSGTAAAKKEALEAVGVKVGKTPSETAELMREIVKNL; encoded by the coding sequence ATGTCGATCTTCCTCAACAAGGACTCCAGGATCATCGTCCAGGGCATGACCGGTGGCATGGGCTCCAAGCACACCACCCTGATGCTCGACGCCGGCTCCAACATCGTCGGCGGGGTCAACGCCCGCAAGGCGGGCACCAGCGTGGAGCTGGCCGGCAAGGACCTGCCGGTCTTCGGCACCGTCAAGGAGGCGATGGCCGAGACCGGCGCCGACGTGTCGGTCGTCTTCGTCCCGCCGGCGTTCACCAAGGACGCCTGCATCGAGGCCATCGACGCGGGCATCGGCCTGCTGGTGGTCATCACCGAGGGCGTCCCGGTCCAGGACACCGCCGAGGTGTTCGCCTACCTCGAGGGCAAGTCGACCCGCATGATCGGCCCGAACTGCCCCGGCATCATCACGCCCGAGGAGTCGCTGGCCGGCATCACGCCCCACACCATCTGCGGCAAGGGCCCGATCGGCCTGGTCTCGAAGTCGGGCACGCTGACCTACCAGATGATGTTCGAGCTGCGCGACCACGGCATGTCCACCGCCATCGGCATCGGCGGCGACCCGGTCATCGGCACCACCCACATCGACGCGCTCGAGGCGTTCGAGAACGACCCCGAGACCAAGGCGATCGTGATGATCGGCGAGATCGGTGGCGACGCCGAGGAGCGGGCCGCGGCCTACATCAAGGACCACGTCACCAAGCCGGTCGTCGGCTACGTCGCCGGGTTCACCGCACCCGAGGGCAAGACGATGGGCCACGCCGGCGCCATCGTCTCCGGCTCGTCCGGCACAGCCGCGGCGAAGAAGGAGGCGCTCGAGGCGGTGGGCGTCAAGGTCGGCAAGACCCCCTCCGAGACCGCCGAGCTGATGCGGGAGATCGTCAAGAACCTCTGA
- a CDS encoding VOC family protein: MPCTLSALVFDAHDAPALARFWGGLLGWESEVDDEGVVSLLPADDTGFQLDFAPSEEPRRGPNQIHLDLTSNLSAQEETVARALALGASHLDVGQRPEEGHVVLADPEGNAFCVIPAGNSFLADCGFIGALACDGTQAVGYFWSNALGWPLVWDQDQETAIRSPHGGPKITWGGPPVAPKLGKNRLHLDVAPPVGVTQRAEVERLISLGATPLDIGQGDVSWVVMADPDGNEFCVLTPR, translated from the coding sequence GTGCCCTGCACCCTGTCCGCCCTGGTGTTCGACGCCCACGACGCGCCGGCCCTGGCGCGGTTCTGGGGCGGTCTTCTCGGCTGGGAGTCCGAGGTCGACGACGAGGGGGTCGTGTCGCTGCTGCCGGCCGACGACACCGGCTTCCAGCTCGACTTCGCGCCGTCGGAGGAACCGAGACGCGGTCCCAACCAGATCCACCTGGACCTGACGAGCAATCTCTCGGCTCAGGAGGAGACCGTGGCGCGGGCGCTGGCGCTGGGTGCCAGCCACCTCGATGTCGGGCAGCGGCCCGAGGAGGGGCACGTCGTGCTCGCCGACCCGGAGGGCAACGCGTTCTGCGTCATCCCGGCCGGCAACAGCTTCCTGGCCGACTGCGGGTTCATCGGCGCCCTGGCCTGCGACGGCACCCAGGCGGTCGGCTACTTCTGGAGCAACGCGCTCGGGTGGCCGCTGGTCTGGGACCAGGACCAGGAGACGGCCATCCGCTCGCCGCACGGGGGTCCCAAGATCACCTGGGGCGGGCCACCGGTCGCGCCGAAGCTGGGGAAGAACCGGCTCCACCTCGACGTCGCGCCGCCGGTCGGGGTCACGCAACGTGCCGAGGTCGAGCGACTGATCTCCCTGGGGGCGACCCCTCTCGACATCGGTCAGGGCGACGTCAGCTGGGTCGTGATGGCCGATCCGGACGGCAACGAGTTCTGCGTGCTCACGCCCCGATGA
- a CDS encoding alpha/beta fold hydrolase, giving the protein MTTGLVLPSPFLGPAVYAWFATALTELGVPTRVATYDGPPEAGRLVEQWSRQAADLRDAVLVAHSNAGLLAPLVAHAVAGCRTVFVDAALPADEGRTALAPPPLRRALADIADADGLLPPWTRWWSQEELTEVLPEPWSGQVGPLVPRVPLSYVEATVDLPAGWAGGRCAYLALGATTYAAEIERAGDLGWPVSVLPHAGHLHVVVAPHETATAVVDLAERL; this is encoded by the coding sequence ATGACCACCGGTCTGGTGCTGCCGAGCCCCTTCCTCGGACCGGCCGTCTACGCGTGGTTCGCCACGGCGCTGACCGAGCTCGGCGTCCCGACCCGGGTCGCGACGTACGACGGTCCGCCGGAGGCAGGTCGACTGGTCGAGCAGTGGTCGCGCCAGGCGGCCGACCTCCGTGACGCCGTGCTCGTCGCGCACAGCAACGCGGGGCTCCTCGCGCCGCTGGTCGCCCACGCGGTCGCGGGGTGCCGCACCGTGTTCGTGGACGCCGCCCTGCCAGCCGACGAAGGCAGGACGGCCCTGGCGCCGCCACCGCTGCGCCGGGCACTCGCCGACATCGCCGACGCCGACGGACTGCTCCCGCCCTGGACGCGGTGGTGGTCCCAGGAGGAGCTGACCGAGGTCCTGCCCGAGCCCTGGTCCGGGCAGGTGGGACCCCTGGTGCCGCGCGTGCCGCTGTCCTACGTCGAGGCGACGGTGGACCTCCCGGCCGGGTGGGCCGGGGGGCGGTGCGCCTACCTCGCACTGGGCGCCACGACGTACGCCGCCGAGATCGAGCGCGCCGGGGACCTGGGGTGGCCGGTCTCGGTGCTCCCGCACGCCGGGCACCTGCACGTGGTCGTGGCCCCGCACGAGACCGCGACCGCGGTGGTCGACCTGGCCGAGCGGTTGTGA
- a CDS encoding cell division protein PerM — protein sequence MTSLLSAPERAPEGWVDPRSRRPLALLSLAGGVAAAGSVLLTCLGLAVTGWFLTDAGAHGLPRDALRVGAHGWLMAHGSGVSVRGTLVTVVPLLVTVLSAWATWRIGQRVGQAVSGHGPDADQISDGERDWTVPVSTFWFTAGYVAVATVTLALAATPATQPSGPRTVAWSVALAVLAGGSAIAVGSGRAAIWSAMLPGNLRATAAACRAVLRSVLLAALVVFLTALLLDVATAVNVLASLQLGTGEAVVMALVAVLLVPNATVFSAAYLLGPGFTVGTQTLVSPTLVVTGPLPAVPLLAALPDSGAVPAWAVGLVAIPPVAAAVGAALAQRRRPTLRWEEGALRGCAGGVAAGLLLGWLATVAGGAAGPGRLQVVGPLSSDVLVHAITSLGIGGLVGGLVMTGWQRRAARAAA from the coding sequence ATGACCTCCCTGCTCTCGGCTCCCGAACGCGCCCCCGAGGGGTGGGTCGACCCCCGGTCGCGGCGTCCGCTGGCGCTGCTGTCGCTGGCCGGAGGAGTCGCCGCAGCCGGGAGCGTGCTGCTCACCTGCCTCGGCCTCGCGGTCACCGGCTGGTTCCTCACCGACGCCGGCGCCCACGGCCTGCCGCGCGACGCCCTGAGGGTCGGTGCGCACGGGTGGCTGATGGCCCACGGCTCCGGGGTGTCCGTGCGCGGCACCCTCGTCACCGTCGTCCCCCTGCTGGTGACGGTACTCTCGGCGTGGGCGACGTGGCGGATCGGGCAGCGCGTGGGCCAGGCGGTCTCCGGTCACGGGCCCGACGCCGACCAGATCTCCGACGGCGAGCGCGACTGGACGGTGCCGGTGTCGACGTTCTGGTTCACCGCCGGGTACGTCGCCGTCGCGACCGTGACGCTGGCGCTGGCAGCCACCCCGGCCACCCAGCCCTCAGGCCCCCGGACCGTCGCCTGGTCGGTGGCCCTCGCGGTCCTCGCCGGCGGCAGTGCCATCGCCGTCGGCAGCGGCCGCGCCGCCATCTGGTCGGCGATGCTGCCCGGCAACCTGCGCGCCACCGCGGCGGCGTGCCGCGCCGTGCTGCGCTCGGTGCTGCTCGCCGCGCTCGTGGTCTTCCTCACCGCTCTCCTCCTGGACGTGGCGACCGCCGTCAACGTCCTCGCGAGCCTGCAGCTGGGCACCGGCGAGGCGGTCGTGATGGCTCTCGTGGCCGTGCTGCTGGTGCCCAACGCCACCGTGTTCTCCGCCGCCTACCTGCTCGGTCCCGGTTTCACCGTGGGCACCCAGACGCTGGTCTCGCCCACCCTCGTGGTGACCGGGCCGTTGCCCGCCGTCCCGCTGCTGGCCGCGCTGCCCGACAGCGGCGCCGTGCCCGCCTGGGCCGTGGGGCTGGTCGCGATCCCCCCGGTCGCGGCCGCGGTCGGTGCGGCCCTCGCCCAGCGACGCCGTCCCACCCTGCGCTGGGAGGAGGGGGCGCTGCGCGGCTGTGCCGGCGGCGTGGCTGCCGGCCTGCTGCTCGGATGGCTCGCCACCGTGGCCGGCGGCGCCGCCGGACCGGGCCGGCTGCAGGTCGTGGGGCCGCTCTCCTCCGACGTGCTCGTGCACGCGATCACGTCCCTGGGCATCGGCGGCCTGGTCGGCGGCCTGGTCATGACCGGGTGGCAGCGACGCGCGGCACGCGCGGCCGCCTAG
- the purN gene encoding phosphoribosylglycinamide formyltransferase: protein MRLVVLVSGSGTNLQALLDACADPAYGAVVVAVGADRDGIEGLARAERSGLPMFVCRLADHPSREDWDRALADAVAEHDPDLVVLAGFMKLVSEEFLDRFPTVNTHPALCPAFPGTNGPGDALAYGVKVTGATLFVVDGGVDTGPILAQVAVPVEADDTVEVLHERIKVSERAMLVETVGRMAREGWSVDGRSVRIG, encoded by the coding sequence GTGCGACTCGTCGTCCTGGTCTCCGGCTCCGGCACCAACCTGCAGGCGCTGCTCGACGCGTGCGCCGACCCGGCGTACGGCGCGGTCGTGGTCGCCGTCGGCGCCGACCGTGACGGCATCGAGGGGCTGGCGCGGGCAGAGCGCTCCGGGCTGCCGATGTTCGTGTGCCGGCTCGCCGACCACCCGTCGCGGGAGGACTGGGACCGCGCCCTGGCCGACGCGGTCGCCGAGCACGACCCCGACCTGGTGGTGCTCGCCGGCTTCATGAAGCTGGTCAGCGAGGAGTTCCTCGACCGGTTCCCGACGGTCAACACCCACCCGGCGCTGTGCCCCGCCTTCCCCGGCACCAATGGACCGGGCGACGCCCTCGCCTACGGCGTGAAGGTCACCGGCGCCACGCTGTTCGTCGTCGACGGTGGCGTCGACACCGGCCCGATCCTGGCGCAGGTCGCGGTGCCGGTCGAGGCCGACGACACCGTCGAGGTGCTCCACGAGCGGATCAAGGTCTCGGAACGGGCGATGCTGGTGGAGACCGTCGGCCGGATGGCCCGCGAGGGCTGGTCCGTCGACGGCCGTTCGGTGCGGATAGGGTGA
- the purH gene encoding bifunctional phosphoribosylaminoimidazolecarboxamide formyltransferase/IMP cyclohydrolase, producing MRSRPVSQPDDAARIEIRRALVSVYDKTGLEDLARGLHEAGVEIVSTGGSAALIEGLGIPVTKVEDLTGFPECLDGRVKTLHPRVHAGILADRRLDSHVAQLADLGVEPFDLVVSNLYPFTDTVASGAGPDECVEQIDIGGPSMVRAAAKNHPSVAIVTSPERYADVLAAVAAGGFTLAERQGLAAEAFRHTATYDVAVASWMGNVLTDTSDGSGFPAWAGATWQRASVLRYGENPHQRAALYEGGHVPEPGLAQARQLHGKEMSYNNYVDADAARRAAYDFDRPAVAIIKHANPCGIAVAEDVAAAHRLAHECDSVSAFGGVIATNVPVSVAMAHQVAEVFTEVVVAPGYEDGAVEVLAAKKNIRLLECAPAGPGGVEIRPVSGGLLMQARDGIDAEGDDPATWTLATGQAAPDEVLADLAFAWRACRAVKSNAILLARGGASVGIGMGQVNRVDSCRLAVERAGDRAAGSVAASDAFFPFEDGPQILIDAGVTAIVQPGGSVRDELTVKACEAAGVTMYLTGTRHFAH from the coding sequence ATGAGGAGCCGTCCCGTGTCCCAGCCCGACGACGCAGCCCGCATCGAGATCCGTCGGGCGCTGGTGTCCGTCTACGACAAGACCGGGCTGGAGGACCTCGCCCGGGGGCTCCACGAGGCCGGGGTCGAGATCGTCTCCACCGGCGGGTCGGCCGCGCTCATCGAGGGTCTCGGGATCCCCGTCACGAAGGTCGAGGACCTCACCGGGTTCCCCGAGTGCCTCGACGGGCGGGTGAAGACCCTGCACCCCCGGGTCCACGCCGGGATCCTGGCCGACCGGCGCCTCGACAGCCACGTCGCCCAGCTCGCCGACCTCGGGGTCGAACCGTTCGACCTGGTCGTCTCCAACCTCTACCCCTTCACCGACACGGTCGCCTCCGGCGCCGGTCCGGACGAGTGCGTCGAGCAGATCGACATCGGTGGTCCCTCGATGGTGCGCGCCGCCGCCAAGAACCACCCCTCCGTCGCCATCGTCACCTCTCCGGAGCGCTACGCCGACGTGCTCGCTGCGGTCGCTGCGGGCGGCTTCACCCTGGCCGAGCGGCAGGGGCTGGCCGCCGAGGCGTTCCGGCACACCGCGACGTACGACGTGGCGGTGGCGTCCTGGATGGGCAACGTCCTCACCGACACCTCCGACGGGTCGGGCTTCCCTGCCTGGGCGGGTGCGACGTGGCAGCGCGCGTCGGTGCTGCGCTACGGGGAGAACCCCCACCAGCGGGCCGCTCTCTACGAGGGCGGCCACGTGCCGGAGCCCGGGCTCGCCCAGGCGCGCCAGCTCCACGGCAAGGAGATGTCCTACAACAACTACGTCGACGCCGACGCCGCCCGCCGCGCGGCCTACGACTTCGACCGGCCGGCCGTGGCCATCATCAAGCACGCCAACCCGTGCGGCATCGCCGTCGCCGAGGACGTGGCCGCGGCCCACCGGCTGGCCCACGAGTGCGACAGCGTGTCGGCGTTCGGCGGGGTGATCGCCACCAACGTGCCGGTCTCGGTGGCGATGGCCCACCAGGTGGCCGAGGTGTTCACCGAGGTCGTCGTCGCACCCGGCTACGAGGACGGTGCGGTCGAGGTGCTGGCGGCCAAGAAGAACATCCGGCTCCTCGAGTGCGCGCCGGCGGGGCCCGGTGGTGTCGAGATCCGGCCGGTGTCGGGCGGGCTGCTGATGCAGGCGCGTGACGGCATCGACGCCGAGGGTGACGATCCGGCGACCTGGACCCTGGCCACGGGCCAGGCGGCGCCGGACGAGGTGCTGGCCGACCTCGCGTTCGCATGGCGGGCCTGCCGCGCGGTGAAGTCGAACGCCATCCTGCTGGCCCGCGGCGGCGCCTCCGTCGGCATCGGCATGGGCCAGGTCAACCGGGTCGACTCCTGTCGCCTGGCGGTCGAGCGCGCCGGCGACCGGGCCGCCGGCTCCGTGGCGGCCTCCGACGCGTTCTTCCCGTTCGAGGACGGCCCGCAGATCCTCATCGATGCCGGCGTCACGGCGATCGTGCAGCCGGGGGGCTCGGTCCGCGACGAGCTCACGGTCAAGGCGTGCGAGGCCGCCGGCGTGACCATGTACCTCACCGGCACCCGCCACTTCGCCCACTGA
- a CDS encoding bifunctional methylenetetrahydrofolate dehydrogenase/methenyltetrahydrofolate cyclohydrolase has protein sequence MTAQKLDGTSTLRTIKAELTERVAKLRERGTVPGLGTVLVGDDPGSHWYVGAKHKDCAEIGITSLRRDLPATATQAEVEAVIDELNADPACTGFLVQQPTGLDEFALLSRVDPDKDVDGLHPTNLGKLVLGETGPLPCTPVGVIELLRRHGVEIAGAEVTVVGRGLTVGRPLGLLLTRRTENATVTLCHTGTRDLAAHVREADIVVAAAGVPGIITGDMVKPGAALLDVGVSRVDGKIAGDLDASVWDVAGWVSPNPGGVGPMTRAMLLTNIVEAAERAAA, from the coding sequence GTGACGGCCCAGAAGCTCGACGGCACCAGCACGCTCCGGACGATCAAGGCGGAGCTGACCGAACGCGTCGCCAAGCTCCGCGAGCGCGGCACCGTCCCCGGCCTCGGGACGGTGCTCGTGGGCGACGACCCCGGGTCCCACTGGTACGTCGGTGCCAAGCACAAGGACTGCGCAGAGATCGGCATCACCTCGCTGCGCCGCGACCTCCCGGCCACCGCGACCCAGGCCGAGGTGGAGGCGGTCATCGACGAGCTGAACGCCGACCCCGCGTGCACCGGGTTCCTCGTCCAGCAGCCGACGGGTCTCGACGAGTTCGCGCTGCTGTCGCGCGTCGACCCGGACAAGGACGTCGACGGCCTCCACCCCACCAACCTCGGCAAGCTGGTGCTCGGCGAGACCGGCCCGCTGCCCTGCACGCCCGTCGGCGTCATCGAGCTGCTGCGTCGGCACGGCGTGGAGATCGCGGGTGCCGAGGTGACGGTGGTCGGCCGCGGCCTGACCGTGGGCCGCCCGCTGGGGCTGCTGCTGACCCGGCGTACGGAGAACGCCACGGTGACCCTGTGCCACACCGGCACCCGCGACCTGGCCGCCCACGTCCGCGAGGCCGACATCGTCGTCGCCGCCGCGGGGGTGCCCGGCATCATCACCGGTGACATGGTCAAGCCGGGCGCCGCGCTGCTCGACGTGGGCGTCTCCCGCGTCGACGGCAAGATCGCCGGTGACCTCGACGCCTCGGTGTGGGACGTCGCGGGATGGGTCTCGCCCAACCCCGGAGGGGTGGGTCCGATGACCCGCGCGATGCTGCTGACCAACATCGTCGAGGCCGCCGAGCGGGCCGCGGCCTGA
- a CDS encoding DUF3017 domain-containing protein: MLYLVALLGVVVGLAVAVVDDWRTGVRWMGASLLFAAGCRLAVPAGQAGMLAVRHRLVDSTGLAVVGVVLVVLAGDIPEGPPGP; the protein is encoded by the coding sequence ATGCTCTACCTCGTCGCGCTGCTGGGGGTCGTCGTCGGTCTCGCGGTCGCCGTCGTCGACGACTGGCGCACCGGCGTGCGCTGGATGGGGGCCTCGCTGCTCTTCGCCGCCGGCTGCCGGCTCGCGGTACCGGCCGGTCAGGCCGGGATGCTCGCCGTACGCCACCGGCTCGTCGACAGCACGGGCCTCGCCGTGGTGGGCGTGGTGCTGGTCGTGCTGGCCGGGGACATCCCGGAGGGGCCGCCCGGTCCCTGA
- a CDS encoding malate dehydrogenase, which produces MTAPLKVAVTGAAGQIGYSLLFRLASGALLGPDRPVELRLLEIEPALKALEGVVMELDDCAFPTLTGVEIGADAEQVFDGVNLALLVGAKPRGPGMERGDLLEANGAIFTAQGKALNKVAADDVRIGVTGNPANTNALIALSNAPDIPAERFSALTRLDHNRAISQLSAKTGAAVTDITKMTIWGNHSATQYPDIFHAEVGGKNAAELVDDQAWIENDFIPTVAKRGAAIIEARGSSSAASAASATIDAARDWLLGSPEGDWVSMAVRSDGSYGVPEGLVYSYPVTTRDGDWEIVQGLEIDDFSRGKMDATAAELEEERAAVKDLGLI; this is translated from the coding sequence GTGACCGCACCCCTCAAGGTGGCCGTGACCGGCGCCGCCGGCCAGATCGGCTACAGCCTGCTGTTCCGTCTCGCGAGCGGGGCGCTGCTGGGGCCCGACCGTCCCGTCGAGCTGCGGCTGCTCGAGATCGAGCCCGCGCTCAAGGCGCTCGAGGGCGTGGTCATGGAGCTCGACGACTGCGCCTTCCCGACCCTGACGGGTGTCGAGATCGGTGCCGACGCCGAGCAGGTCTTCGACGGCGTCAACCTGGCCCTGCTGGTGGGAGCCAAGCCGCGCGGGCCCGGCATGGAGCGCGGCGACCTGCTGGAGGCCAACGGCGCGATCTTCACCGCGCAGGGCAAGGCCCTCAACAAGGTGGCCGCCGACGACGTCCGCATCGGCGTCACCGGCAACCCGGCCAACACCAACGCGCTGATCGCGCTGAGCAACGCCCCCGACATCCCCGCGGAGCGGTTCTCCGCGCTCACCCGGCTCGACCACAACCGCGCCATCTCCCAGCTGTCGGCCAAGACCGGCGCCGCGGTCACCGACATCACGAAGATGACGATCTGGGGCAACCACTCCGCGACCCAGTACCCCGATATCTTCCACGCCGAGGTCGGCGGCAAGAACGCAGCGGAGCTGGTGGACGACCAGGCCTGGATCGAGAACGACTTCATCCCGACCGTCGCCAAGCGCGGCGCTGCGATCATCGAGGCCCGGGGTTCCTCCTCGGCAGCCTCGGCCGCCTCGGCCACGATCGACGCCGCTCGTGACTGGCTGCTCGGCTCGCCCGAGGGCGACTGGGTCTCGATGGCCGTGCGCTCCGACGGCTCCTACGGCGTGCCCGAGGGCCTGGTCTACTCCTACCCCGTCACGACCCGCGACGGCGACTGGGAGATCGTGCAGGGCCTGGAGATCGACGACTTCTCGCGCGGCAAGATGGACGCCACCGCCGCGGAGCTCGAGGAGGAGCGTGCCGCCGTCAAGGACCTCGGCCTGATCTGA